The following are from one region of the Euleptes europaea isolate rEulEur1 chromosome 11, rEulEur1.hap1, whole genome shotgun sequence genome:
- the ZEB1 gene encoding zinc finger E-box-binding homeobox 1 isoform X1: MADGPRCKRRKQANPRRNNVTNYNNVVETNSDSDDEDKLHIVEEESVTDAADCGDSVPDDDLPKDHTVLPESSEREGSANSCWEDEASKEVKEILGPEAQADEPGCAVKEDECDSDAENEQNHDPNVEEFLQQEDTAVIYPEAPEEDQRQGTPEASGQDENGTPDAFSQLLTCPYCDRGYKRFTSLKEHIKYRHEKNEDNFSCSLCSYTFAYRTQLERHMTSHKSGRDQRHVTQSSGNRKFKCTECGKAFKYKHHLKEHLRIHSGEKPYECPNCKKRFSHSGSYSSHISSKKCIGLVPVNGRARSGIKTSQCSSPSLSASPGSPARPQVRQKIENKPLQEQLPVNQIKTEPVDYEFKPIVVASGINCSAPLQNGVFTTGSQLQATNSPQGVVQAVVLPTVGLVSPISINLSDIQNVLKVAVDGNVIRQVLENSHTSLTSKEQETINTASIQQAGHSLISAISLPLVDQDGTTKIIINYSLEQPSQLQVVPQNLKKENSAPANSCKTEKLPEDLRVKSEKEKSFEGETNDSTCLLRDDCPGDLNALQESKHYDVKNVTQPLQLSGTEAEKSESSGSSEAGEANLSPGQPPLKNLLSLLKAYYALNAQPSSGELSKIADSVNLPLDVVKKWFEKMQAGQISVPSSGQSSPEPDKLKNSVDNEDPTGLTTANEQPDVTSGSQSPSKTDKPQTVSAGSTRNDSQRNTPSPSPLNLSSSRNSQGYAYPNEGAQEEPQIEPLDLSLPKQHGESLERSTITSVYQNSVYSVQEEPLNLTCAKKEPQKDSSITDSEPVVNVIPPSANPINIAIPTVTAQLPTIVAIADQNSVPCLRALAANKQTILIPQVAYTYSTTVNSTVQETPKQQVQPNGSQDERQDTSSEGVSNVEDQNDSDSTPPKKKMRKTENGMYACDLCDKIFQKSSSLLRHKYEHTGKRPHECSICKKAFKHKHHLIEHMRLHSGEKPYQCDKCGKRFSHSGSYSQHMNHRYSYCKREAEERDGTEQEEAAQEHLSNDPTGAGASPSPLDSDERESLTREEDDDSEKEEEEEEDKETEEPQEEKEGGELREEEEEEEEEEGEEEGKTESSRKGEEAVSEESHVEQEVIPKEGQMSDEDANKA; encoded by the exons TTACCAATTACAACAACGTTGTAGAAACCAATTCAGATTCAGATGACGAAGACAAATTGCACATTGTTGAAGAGGAGAGTGTAACAGATGCAGCGGATTGTGGTGACAGCGTGCCAGACGATGACTTGCCAAAAGACCATACAGTATTACCAGAAAGCAGCGAAAGAGAAGGAAGTGCAAACAGTTGCTGGGAAGATGAAG CTAGTAAAGAAGTAAAAGAAATCCTGGGGCCTGAAGCTCAAGCAGATGAACCTGGATGTGCAG TAAAAGAAGATGAATGTGATTCTGATGCAGAAAATGAACAAAATCACGACCCTAATGTTGAAGAGTTTCTGCAGCAAGAAGATACAGCAGTTATCTACCCTGAAGCACCTGAGGAGGACCAGAGACAAGGAACACCAGAGGCCAGTGGTCAAGATGAAAATG GCACACCGGATGCATTTTCCCAGCTGCTTACATGTCCTTATTGTGATAGAGGGTACAAACGCTTTACCTCTCTGAAAGAACACATTAAATATCGCCATGAAAAAAATGAAGATAACTTTAGTTGCTCCTTATGCAGTTACACGTTTGCATATAGAACACAGCTTGAACGCCATATGACATCACATAAATCAGGAAGAGATCAA AGACATGTGACTCAATCAAGTGGTAACCGAAAATTTAAGTGCACTGAATGTGGAAAAGCTTTCAAATATAAGCATCACTTAAAGGAACACCTACGAATCCACAGTG gagagaagccatatgagtgcccaaactgcaagaAACGTTTTTCCCATTCTGGTTCCTACAGCTCCCATATAAGCAGTAAGAAATGCATCGGTTTGGTGCCTGTGAATGGCCGAGCACGATCAGGGATCAAGACATCTCAGTGCTCTTCCCCATCCCTTTCTGCATCACCGGGTAGCCCAGCGAGACCACAAGTACGGCAGAAGATAGAAAACAAGCCCTTACAAGAACAACTTCCCGTAAACCAAATTAAAACTGAACCTGTGGATTATGAGTTTAAGCCCATAGTGGTTGCTTCAGGAATCAACTGTTCGGCCCCTTTGCAAAATGGGGTTTTTACTACTGGTAGCCAATTACAGGCGACCAATTCTCCTCAGGGTGTGGTGCAAGCTGTTGTTTTGCCAACCGTCGGTCTGGTGTCTCCAATAAGTATCAATTTAAGTGACATTCAAAACGTACTCAAAGTTGCAGTGGATGGCAATGTCATAAGGCAAGTATTGGAGAACAGTCACACCAGTCTTACATCCAAAGAACAAGAAACAATCAATACTGCATCCATTCAACAAGCTGGACATTCCCTCATTTCAGCTATTAGTCTTCCTTTGGTTGATCAAGATGGGACAACCAAAATTATCATCAACTACAGTTTGGAGCAACCTAGCCAACTTCAAGTTGTTCCCCAGAACCTGAAAAAAGAAAACTCTGCCCCAGCAAATAGCTGCAAAACTGAAAAGTTACCCGAAGATCTTAGAGTAAAGTCCGAGAAAGAAAAAAGCTTTGAAGGAGAGACCAATGATAGCACTTGCCTTCTTCGTGATGATTGTCCAGGAGATCTGAATGCACTTCAAGAATCAAAGCACTATGACGTGAAAAATGTCACTCAGCCACTTCAGCTCAGTGGCACAGAAGCTGAAAAGTCTGAATCCTCTGGTTCATCAGAAGCAGGGGAGGCTAACCTATCTCCCGGTCAACCTCCtttaaagaatcttttatccCTCCTAAAAGCCTATTATGCATTAAATGCACAACCAAGCTCAGGAGAGCTCTCCAAAATTGCCGATTCAGTAAATTTGCCATTGGATGTGGTAAAAAAGTGGTTTGAAAAAATGCAAGCTGGCCAAATTTCTGTACCCTCATCTGGACAATCTTCCCCGGAGCCTGACAAATTAAAAAATTCTGTCGATAATGAAGACCCTACGGGACTTACAACTGCAAATGAACAGCCAGACGTCACATCAGGTTCTCAGAGCCCCTCCAAAACCGATAAACCACAGACTGTATCAGCAGGATCTACTCGTAATGATTCGCAGAGAAACACGCCATCTCCATCACCTCTTAACCTCTCTTCATCTAGAAATTCACAGGGTTACGCCTACCCTAATGAGGGTGCCCAGGAAGAGCCACAAATAGAACCTCTTGACCTTTCACTACCAAAGCAACACGGAGAGTCCTTGGAACGATCTACTATAACTAGTGTTTACCAGAACAGTGTTTATTCTGTCCAAGAAGAACCTTTGAACTTGACTTGTGCAAAAAAAGAACCACAGAAGGACAGCAGTATTACAGACTCTGAACCAGTTGTAAATGTAATCCCACCAAGTGCCAATCCCATTAATATTGCTATACCTACAGTTACTGCCCAGTTACCTACAATTGTTGCCATTGCTGACCAGAACAGTGTTCCATGCTTAAGAGCTCTCGCTGCCAATAAGCAGACCATTCTTATTCCACAGGTAGCTTATACTTATTCCACCACAGTCAACTCTACCGTTCAAGAAACACCAAAACAGCAGGTGCAGCCCAATGGAAGTCAG GATGAAAGACAAGACACTAGCTCAGAAGGGGTATCAAATGTGGAAGATCAGAATGATTCTGATTCCACACCACCGAAGAAGAAGATGAGAAAGACAGAAAACGGAATGTATGCTTGTGATTTGTGTGATAAAATATTCCAGAAGAGTAGCTCACTCTTAAGACATAAATACGAACACACAG GTAAAAGACCTCACGAATGCAGCATCTGCAAAAAGGCGTTCAAACACAAACACCATTTGATCGAACACATGCGGCTGCACTCTGGGGAAAAGCCCTATCAATGTGACAAATGTGGCAAGCGTTTTTCGCATTCGGGGTCTTACTCCCAGCACATGAACCACCGCTACTCGTATTGCAAAAGGGAAGCAGAAGAGCGCGACGGCACGGAGCAGGAAGAGGCGGCGCAGGAGCACCTCAGCAATGACCCCACAGGGGCCGGGGCCTCTCCCTCGCCGCTCGACTCGGACGAGAGAGAGAGCTTGACGAGGGAGGAGGACGACGACAgcgagaaagaggaggaggaggaggaagacaaagAGACGGAGGAGccgcaagaagaaaaagaaggtggGGAATTacgagaggaagaggaggaggaagaggaggaggaaggggaagaagaaggcaAAACTGAAAGTAGCAGGAAGGGCGAAGAAGCTGTAAGTGAAGAAAGCCACGTGGAACAAGAAGTTATACCGAAAGAGGGGCAGATGTCGGATGAAGATGCAAATAAAGCTTAA
- the ZEB1 gene encoding zinc finger E-box-binding homeobox 1 isoform X3 has protein sequence MTSHKSGRDQRHVTQSSGNRKFKCTECGKAFKYKHHLKEHLRIHSGEKPYECPNCKKRFSHSGSYSSHISSKKCIGLVPVNGRARSGIKTSQCSSPSLSASPGSPARPQVRQKIENKPLQEQLPVNQIKTEPVDYEFKPIVVASGINCSAPLQNGVFTTGSQLQATNSPQGVVQAVVLPTVGLVSPISINLSDIQNVLKVAVDGNVIRQVLENSHTSLTSKEQETINTASIQQAGHSLISAISLPLVDQDGTTKIIINYSLEQPSQLQVVPQNLKKENSAPANSCKTEKLPEDLRVKSEKEKSFEGETNDSTCLLRDDCPGDLNALQESKHYDVKNVTQPLQLSGTEAEKSESSGSSEAGEANLSPGQPPLKNLLSLLKAYYALNAQPSSGELSKIADSVNLPLDVVKKWFEKMQAGQISVPSSGQSSPEPDKLKNSVDNEDPTGLTTANEQPDVTSGSQSPSKTDKPQTVSAGSTRNDSQRNTPSPSPLNLSSSRNSQGYAYPNEGAQEEPQIEPLDLSLPKQHGESLERSTITSVYQNSVYSVQEEPLNLTCAKKEPQKDSSITDSEPVVNVIPPSANPINIAIPTVTAQLPTIVAIADQNSVPCLRALAANKQTILIPQVAYTYSTTVNSTVQETPKQQVQPNGSQDERQDTSSEGVSNVEDQNDSDSTPPKKKMRKTENGMYACDLCDKIFQKSSSLLRHKYEHTGKRPHECSICKKAFKHKHHLIEHMRLHSGEKPYQCDKCGKRFSHSGSYSQHMNHRYSYCKREAEERDGTEQEEAAQEHLSNDPTGAGASPSPLDSDERESLTREEDDDSEKEEEEEEDKETEEPQEEKEGGELREEEEEEEEEEGEEEGKTESSRKGEEAVSEESHVEQEVIPKEGQMSDEDANKA, from the exons ATGACATCACATAAATCAGGAAGAGATCAA AGACATGTGACTCAATCAAGTGGTAACCGAAAATTTAAGTGCACTGAATGTGGAAAAGCTTTCAAATATAAGCATCACTTAAAGGAACACCTACGAATCCACAGTG gagagaagccatatgagtgcccaaactgcaagaAACGTTTTTCCCATTCTGGTTCCTACAGCTCCCATATAAGCAGTAAGAAATGCATCGGTTTGGTGCCTGTGAATGGCCGAGCACGATCAGGGATCAAGACATCTCAGTGCTCTTCCCCATCCCTTTCTGCATCACCGGGTAGCCCAGCGAGACCACAAGTACGGCAGAAGATAGAAAACAAGCCCTTACAAGAACAACTTCCCGTAAACCAAATTAAAACTGAACCTGTGGATTATGAGTTTAAGCCCATAGTGGTTGCTTCAGGAATCAACTGTTCGGCCCCTTTGCAAAATGGGGTTTTTACTACTGGTAGCCAATTACAGGCGACCAATTCTCCTCAGGGTGTGGTGCAAGCTGTTGTTTTGCCAACCGTCGGTCTGGTGTCTCCAATAAGTATCAATTTAAGTGACATTCAAAACGTACTCAAAGTTGCAGTGGATGGCAATGTCATAAGGCAAGTATTGGAGAACAGTCACACCAGTCTTACATCCAAAGAACAAGAAACAATCAATACTGCATCCATTCAACAAGCTGGACATTCCCTCATTTCAGCTATTAGTCTTCCTTTGGTTGATCAAGATGGGACAACCAAAATTATCATCAACTACAGTTTGGAGCAACCTAGCCAACTTCAAGTTGTTCCCCAGAACCTGAAAAAAGAAAACTCTGCCCCAGCAAATAGCTGCAAAACTGAAAAGTTACCCGAAGATCTTAGAGTAAAGTCCGAGAAAGAAAAAAGCTTTGAAGGAGAGACCAATGATAGCACTTGCCTTCTTCGTGATGATTGTCCAGGAGATCTGAATGCACTTCAAGAATCAAAGCACTATGACGTGAAAAATGTCACTCAGCCACTTCAGCTCAGTGGCACAGAAGCTGAAAAGTCTGAATCCTCTGGTTCATCAGAAGCAGGGGAGGCTAACCTATCTCCCGGTCAACCTCCtttaaagaatcttttatccCTCCTAAAAGCCTATTATGCATTAAATGCACAACCAAGCTCAGGAGAGCTCTCCAAAATTGCCGATTCAGTAAATTTGCCATTGGATGTGGTAAAAAAGTGGTTTGAAAAAATGCAAGCTGGCCAAATTTCTGTACCCTCATCTGGACAATCTTCCCCGGAGCCTGACAAATTAAAAAATTCTGTCGATAATGAAGACCCTACGGGACTTACAACTGCAAATGAACAGCCAGACGTCACATCAGGTTCTCAGAGCCCCTCCAAAACCGATAAACCACAGACTGTATCAGCAGGATCTACTCGTAATGATTCGCAGAGAAACACGCCATCTCCATCACCTCTTAACCTCTCTTCATCTAGAAATTCACAGGGTTACGCCTACCCTAATGAGGGTGCCCAGGAAGAGCCACAAATAGAACCTCTTGACCTTTCACTACCAAAGCAACACGGAGAGTCCTTGGAACGATCTACTATAACTAGTGTTTACCAGAACAGTGTTTATTCTGTCCAAGAAGAACCTTTGAACTTGACTTGTGCAAAAAAAGAACCACAGAAGGACAGCAGTATTACAGACTCTGAACCAGTTGTAAATGTAATCCCACCAAGTGCCAATCCCATTAATATTGCTATACCTACAGTTACTGCCCAGTTACCTACAATTGTTGCCATTGCTGACCAGAACAGTGTTCCATGCTTAAGAGCTCTCGCTGCCAATAAGCAGACCATTCTTATTCCACAGGTAGCTTATACTTATTCCACCACAGTCAACTCTACCGTTCAAGAAACACCAAAACAGCAGGTGCAGCCCAATGGAAGTCAG GATGAAAGACAAGACACTAGCTCAGAAGGGGTATCAAATGTGGAAGATCAGAATGATTCTGATTCCACACCACCGAAGAAGAAGATGAGAAAGACAGAAAACGGAATGTATGCTTGTGATTTGTGTGATAAAATATTCCAGAAGAGTAGCTCACTCTTAAGACATAAATACGAACACACAG GTAAAAGACCTCACGAATGCAGCATCTGCAAAAAGGCGTTCAAACACAAACACCATTTGATCGAACACATGCGGCTGCACTCTGGGGAAAAGCCCTATCAATGTGACAAATGTGGCAAGCGTTTTTCGCATTCGGGGTCTTACTCCCAGCACATGAACCACCGCTACTCGTATTGCAAAAGGGAAGCAGAAGAGCGCGACGGCACGGAGCAGGAAGAGGCGGCGCAGGAGCACCTCAGCAATGACCCCACAGGGGCCGGGGCCTCTCCCTCGCCGCTCGACTCGGACGAGAGAGAGAGCTTGACGAGGGAGGAGGACGACGACAgcgagaaagaggaggaggaggaggaagacaaagAGACGGAGGAGccgcaagaagaaaaagaaggtggGGAATTacgagaggaagaggaggaggaagaggaggaggaaggggaagaagaaggcaAAACTGAAAGTAGCAGGAAGGGCGAAGAAGCTGTAAGTGAAGAAAGCCACGTGGAACAAGAAGTTATACCGAAAGAGGGGCAGATGTCGGATGAAGATGCAAATAAAGCTTAA
- the ZEB1 gene encoding zinc finger E-box-binding homeobox 1 isoform X2, whose product MATCAVTNYNNVVETNSDSDDEDKLHIVEEESVTDAADCGDSVPDDDLPKDHTVLPESSEREGSANSCWEDEASKEVKEILGPEAQADEPGCAVKEDECDSDAENEQNHDPNVEEFLQQEDTAVIYPEAPEEDQRQGTPEASGQDENGTPDAFSQLLTCPYCDRGYKRFTSLKEHIKYRHEKNEDNFSCSLCSYTFAYRTQLERHMTSHKSGRDQRHVTQSSGNRKFKCTECGKAFKYKHHLKEHLRIHSGEKPYECPNCKKRFSHSGSYSSHISSKKCIGLVPVNGRARSGIKTSQCSSPSLSASPGSPARPQVRQKIENKPLQEQLPVNQIKTEPVDYEFKPIVVASGINCSAPLQNGVFTTGSQLQATNSPQGVVQAVVLPTVGLVSPISINLSDIQNVLKVAVDGNVIRQVLENSHTSLTSKEQETINTASIQQAGHSLISAISLPLVDQDGTTKIIINYSLEQPSQLQVVPQNLKKENSAPANSCKTEKLPEDLRVKSEKEKSFEGETNDSTCLLRDDCPGDLNALQESKHYDVKNVTQPLQLSGTEAEKSESSGSSEAGEANLSPGQPPLKNLLSLLKAYYALNAQPSSGELSKIADSVNLPLDVVKKWFEKMQAGQISVPSSGQSSPEPDKLKNSVDNEDPTGLTTANEQPDVTSGSQSPSKTDKPQTVSAGSTRNDSQRNTPSPSPLNLSSSRNSQGYAYPNEGAQEEPQIEPLDLSLPKQHGESLERSTITSVYQNSVYSVQEEPLNLTCAKKEPQKDSSITDSEPVVNVIPPSANPINIAIPTVTAQLPTIVAIADQNSVPCLRALAANKQTILIPQVAYTYSTTVNSTVQETPKQQVQPNGSQDERQDTSSEGVSNVEDQNDSDSTPPKKKMRKTENGMYACDLCDKIFQKSSSLLRHKYEHTGKRPHECSICKKAFKHKHHLIEHMRLHSGEKPYQCDKCGKRFSHSGSYSQHMNHRYSYCKREAEERDGTEQEEAAQEHLSNDPTGAGASPSPLDSDERESLTREEDDDSEKEEEEEEDKETEEPQEEKEGGELREEEEEEEEEEGEEEGKTESSRKGEEAVSEESHVEQEVIPKEGQMSDEDANKA is encoded by the exons TTACCAATTACAACAACGTTGTAGAAACCAATTCAGATTCAGATGACGAAGACAAATTGCACATTGTTGAAGAGGAGAGTGTAACAGATGCAGCGGATTGTGGTGACAGCGTGCCAGACGATGACTTGCCAAAAGACCATACAGTATTACCAGAAAGCAGCGAAAGAGAAGGAAGTGCAAACAGTTGCTGGGAAGATGAAG CTAGTAAAGAAGTAAAAGAAATCCTGGGGCCTGAAGCTCAAGCAGATGAACCTGGATGTGCAG TAAAAGAAGATGAATGTGATTCTGATGCAGAAAATGAACAAAATCACGACCCTAATGTTGAAGAGTTTCTGCAGCAAGAAGATACAGCAGTTATCTACCCTGAAGCACCTGAGGAGGACCAGAGACAAGGAACACCAGAGGCCAGTGGTCAAGATGAAAATG GCACACCGGATGCATTTTCCCAGCTGCTTACATGTCCTTATTGTGATAGAGGGTACAAACGCTTTACCTCTCTGAAAGAACACATTAAATATCGCCATGAAAAAAATGAAGATAACTTTAGTTGCTCCTTATGCAGTTACACGTTTGCATATAGAACACAGCTTGAACGCCATATGACATCACATAAATCAGGAAGAGATCAA AGACATGTGACTCAATCAAGTGGTAACCGAAAATTTAAGTGCACTGAATGTGGAAAAGCTTTCAAATATAAGCATCACTTAAAGGAACACCTACGAATCCACAGTG gagagaagccatatgagtgcccaaactgcaagaAACGTTTTTCCCATTCTGGTTCCTACAGCTCCCATATAAGCAGTAAGAAATGCATCGGTTTGGTGCCTGTGAATGGCCGAGCACGATCAGGGATCAAGACATCTCAGTGCTCTTCCCCATCCCTTTCTGCATCACCGGGTAGCCCAGCGAGACCACAAGTACGGCAGAAGATAGAAAACAAGCCCTTACAAGAACAACTTCCCGTAAACCAAATTAAAACTGAACCTGTGGATTATGAGTTTAAGCCCATAGTGGTTGCTTCAGGAATCAACTGTTCGGCCCCTTTGCAAAATGGGGTTTTTACTACTGGTAGCCAATTACAGGCGACCAATTCTCCTCAGGGTGTGGTGCAAGCTGTTGTTTTGCCAACCGTCGGTCTGGTGTCTCCAATAAGTATCAATTTAAGTGACATTCAAAACGTACTCAAAGTTGCAGTGGATGGCAATGTCATAAGGCAAGTATTGGAGAACAGTCACACCAGTCTTACATCCAAAGAACAAGAAACAATCAATACTGCATCCATTCAACAAGCTGGACATTCCCTCATTTCAGCTATTAGTCTTCCTTTGGTTGATCAAGATGGGACAACCAAAATTATCATCAACTACAGTTTGGAGCAACCTAGCCAACTTCAAGTTGTTCCCCAGAACCTGAAAAAAGAAAACTCTGCCCCAGCAAATAGCTGCAAAACTGAAAAGTTACCCGAAGATCTTAGAGTAAAGTCCGAGAAAGAAAAAAGCTTTGAAGGAGAGACCAATGATAGCACTTGCCTTCTTCGTGATGATTGTCCAGGAGATCTGAATGCACTTCAAGAATCAAAGCACTATGACGTGAAAAATGTCACTCAGCCACTTCAGCTCAGTGGCACAGAAGCTGAAAAGTCTGAATCCTCTGGTTCATCAGAAGCAGGGGAGGCTAACCTATCTCCCGGTCAACCTCCtttaaagaatcttttatccCTCCTAAAAGCCTATTATGCATTAAATGCACAACCAAGCTCAGGAGAGCTCTCCAAAATTGCCGATTCAGTAAATTTGCCATTGGATGTGGTAAAAAAGTGGTTTGAAAAAATGCAAGCTGGCCAAATTTCTGTACCCTCATCTGGACAATCTTCCCCGGAGCCTGACAAATTAAAAAATTCTGTCGATAATGAAGACCCTACGGGACTTACAACTGCAAATGAACAGCCAGACGTCACATCAGGTTCTCAGAGCCCCTCCAAAACCGATAAACCACAGACTGTATCAGCAGGATCTACTCGTAATGATTCGCAGAGAAACACGCCATCTCCATCACCTCTTAACCTCTCTTCATCTAGAAATTCACAGGGTTACGCCTACCCTAATGAGGGTGCCCAGGAAGAGCCACAAATAGAACCTCTTGACCTTTCACTACCAAAGCAACACGGAGAGTCCTTGGAACGATCTACTATAACTAGTGTTTACCAGAACAGTGTTTATTCTGTCCAAGAAGAACCTTTGAACTTGACTTGTGCAAAAAAAGAACCACAGAAGGACAGCAGTATTACAGACTCTGAACCAGTTGTAAATGTAATCCCACCAAGTGCCAATCCCATTAATATTGCTATACCTACAGTTACTGCCCAGTTACCTACAATTGTTGCCATTGCTGACCAGAACAGTGTTCCATGCTTAAGAGCTCTCGCTGCCAATAAGCAGACCATTCTTATTCCACAGGTAGCTTATACTTATTCCACCACAGTCAACTCTACCGTTCAAGAAACACCAAAACAGCAGGTGCAGCCCAATGGAAGTCAG GATGAAAGACAAGACACTAGCTCAGAAGGGGTATCAAATGTGGAAGATCAGAATGATTCTGATTCCACACCACCGAAGAAGAAGATGAGAAAGACAGAAAACGGAATGTATGCTTGTGATTTGTGTGATAAAATATTCCAGAAGAGTAGCTCACTCTTAAGACATAAATACGAACACACAG GTAAAAGACCTCACGAATGCAGCATCTGCAAAAAGGCGTTCAAACACAAACACCATTTGATCGAACACATGCGGCTGCACTCTGGGGAAAAGCCCTATCAATGTGACAAATGTGGCAAGCGTTTTTCGCATTCGGGGTCTTACTCCCAGCACATGAACCACCGCTACTCGTATTGCAAAAGGGAAGCAGAAGAGCGCGACGGCACGGAGCAGGAAGAGGCGGCGCAGGAGCACCTCAGCAATGACCCCACAGGGGCCGGGGCCTCTCCCTCGCCGCTCGACTCGGACGAGAGAGAGAGCTTGACGAGGGAGGAGGACGACGACAgcgagaaagaggaggaggaggaggaagacaaagAGACGGAGGAGccgcaagaagaaaaagaaggtggGGAATTacgagaggaagaggaggaggaagaggaggaggaaggggaagaagaaggcaAAACTGAAAGTAGCAGGAAGGGCGAAGAAGCTGTAAGTGAAGAAAGCCACGTGGAACAAGAAGTTATACCGAAAGAGGGGCAGATGTCGGATGAAGATGCAAATAAAGCTTAA